One Gemmatimonadaceae bacterium DNA window includes the following coding sequences:
- a CDS encoding family 10 glycosylhydrolase, producing MANAPLRAPALVGAAAIVVSAACSGADDPIAPGTPPPPPDTAFVIPDVSREFRGLWIATVGNLDWPSRTTLSPAEQRAELVALLDKAVQMGANAVVLQVRVNGEKLYAGGTEPWATALAGRSDVDPGYDPLRLAIDSAHERGLELHAWFNPFRAGNAGDTARLAPSHFAARRPDLRRVPRDRVTGAGVGLWFDPGEPEVQDHTIAVMSDVVQRYDIDGVHIDDFFYPYPNANGALTFPDDSTYARYARTGGTLSRGDWRRDNINRFVQRMYAEAKARKPWLRVGISPFGIWRPGNPSGVTGLDAYADLYADSRTWLQRGWVDYLAPQLYWAIGSSGQPFNALLDWWLAQNAAARHVWPGLAAYRVADGTASAFTAAEIANQVQSVRLRGTSPGVILFRASLVFANRDNLFSTLASGSFATPAVPPAMSWIDADAPASPSLGNAVAGAATWQLTVTPAAAEPVRWWWVRWRTRSSANVIVWYAQRVPATTSTISVPATVNGARTDGVVLYAIDRVGNLSPPATWRAP from the coding sequence TTGGCTAACGCCCCGCTGCGGGCGCCGGCGCTGGTTGGCGCGGCCGCCATTGTCGTGAGTGCGGCCTGTTCCGGCGCCGACGATCCGATCGCCCCGGGAACGCCACCACCGCCCCCCGACACCGCCTTCGTCATCCCTGACGTGTCGCGCGAGTTCCGCGGGCTCTGGATTGCCACGGTCGGGAACCTCGACTGGCCGTCGCGCACGACACTGAGCCCCGCCGAGCAGCGCGCCGAGCTGGTGGCGCTGCTGGACAAGGCGGTGCAGATGGGGGCGAATGCGGTCGTCCTGCAGGTGCGCGTCAACGGGGAGAAGCTGTACGCCGGCGGCACGGAGCCCTGGGCGACCGCGCTCGCCGGGCGCAGCGACGTCGATCCCGGTTACGATCCGTTGCGGCTGGCGATCGACTCGGCGCACGAGCGCGGCCTCGAGCTGCACGCCTGGTTCAACCCGTTCCGGGCCGGCAATGCCGGCGACACCGCGCGCCTTGCCCCCTCCCACTTCGCCGCGCGCCGCCCGGACCTGCGCCGCGTCCCGCGCGACCGCGTTACCGGCGCGGGCGTGGGGCTCTGGTTCGACCCCGGCGAGCCCGAGGTGCAGGACCACACCATCGCCGTCATGAGCGACGTCGTCCAGCGCTATGACATCGACGGCGTCCACATCGACGACTTCTTCTATCCGTATCCCAACGCCAACGGCGCGCTCACCTTTCCCGACGACTCGACCTACGCGCGCTATGCGCGCACCGGCGGCACGCTGTCGCGTGGCGACTGGCGACGCGACAACATCAACCGATTCGTGCAGCGCATGTACGCGGAGGCCAAGGCGCGCAAGCCCTGGCTGCGCGTCGGCATTTCACCGTTTGGCATCTGGCGCCCCGGCAATCCATCGGGCGTCACGGGGCTCGATGCCTACGCCGACTTGTACGCCGACTCGCGCACCTGGCTCCAGCGCGGCTGGGTCGACTACCTCGCGCCGCAGCTCTACTGGGCCATCGGGAGCAGCGGGCAGCCGTTCAATGCGCTGCTCGATTGGTGGCTGGCGCAGAACGCCGCAGCGCGTCACGTCTGGCCCGGGCTCGCCGCCTATCGAGTCGCCGACGGGACCGCGAGTGCCTTCACCGCCGCCGAGATCGCGAACCAGGTGCAATCGGTGCGGCTGCGCGGGACGTCGCCCGGTGTCATCCTGTTCCGCGCATCGCTCGTCTTCGCCAACCGCGACAACCTGTTCTCCACCCTGGCGTCGGGGAGCTTTGCCACCCCCGCCGTCCCGCCGGCCATGTCCTGGATCGACGCCGACGCCCCCGCGAGCCCTTCGTTGGGAAACGCGGTGGCGGGCGCGGCCACCTGGCAGCTGACGGTGACACCCGCGGCCGCGGAGCCGGTGCGCTGGTGGTGGGTGCGTTGGCGCACGCGCTCCTCGGCCAACGTCATTGTCTGGTACGCGCAGCGCGTTCCCGCCACCACATCGACCATCTCCGTCCCGGCCACTGTCAATGGAGCGCGCACCGACGGCGTGGTGCTGTACGCGATCGACCGGGTGGGGAACCTGAGCCCGCCGGCCACCTGGCGCGCGCCGTAG